One Fusarium falciforme chromosome 12, complete sequence DNA window includes the following coding sequences:
- a CDS encoding NAD(P)-bd-dom domain-containing protein, translated as MTLRITVLPASSKAGKETIRNLLESDAKPLIHGIYRDLSKVPAELANHERFEATQGDVGAGTGLDFSRSDALFYVPPPTYDEVDQGEWGVKTATNVKEALGKAPNVKKLLLFSSMGAQYDHGIGLLRLNHISDKILKDSVPEAVIVKPGYFQENWSHAFETIQAEPPVIYSTITPLDHKIPMVSIRDIGRACADALLAAPKDVSPYYFDLYGPRHYSALDVKEAVEQITGKKVELVPIEKDNLAEFYAREIPSAQIQDFVEMTTSALPGGIMAGDFGSNERTVQGKVELVEALRPLYTQ; from the exons ATGACTCTCCGCATCACCGTCCTCCCCGCCTCAAGCAAGGCCGGAAAAGAGACCATCCGCAACTTGCTCGAATCGGATGCCAAGCCCTTGATTCACGGTATCTACCGCGACCTTTCCAAGGTTCCTGCTGAGTTGGCAAACCATGAACGGTTTGAGGCTACTCAGGGCGACGTGGGGGCTGGAACAGGGCTCGACTTTTCTCGCTCTGATGCCCTCTTTTACGTTCCACCTCCGACCTACGATGAAGTCGATCAGGGAGAGTGGGGCGTCAAAACCGCTACCAATGTCAAGGAGGCCCTTGGGAAAGCCCCTAATGTTAAGAAACTGCTCCTGTTCTCTTCCATGGGTGCTCAGTACGACCATGGCATC GGTCTCTTGCGTTTGAATCACATTTCGGACAAAATTCTCAAGGACTCGGTGCCCGAGGCCGTCATTGTCAAGCCGGGGTACTTCCAAGAAAACTGGTCTCATGCTTTTGAGACGATTCAAGCGGAGCCACCCGTCATCTACTCCACGATCACGCCTCTGGACCACAAGATTCCTATG GTGAGCATCAGAGATATCGGCCGAGCTTGCGCGGACGCCCTGCTCGCCGCGCCCAAGGACGTCAGCCCATACTACTTCGACCTCTACGGCCCCAGACACTATAGCGCACTCGACGTCAAGGAAGCAGTCGAACAAATCACCGGCAAGAAGGTTGAGCTTGTGCCCATTGAGAAAGACAACCTTGCGGAATTCTATGCTCGGGAGATTCCAAGCGCTCAAATCCAGGACTTTGTGGAGATGACTACTTCTGCCCTCCCCGGTGGCATCATGGCGGGAGATTTTGGTAGCAATGAGAGGACTGTTCAAGGAAAGGTTGAGCTAGTCGAAGCGTTGAGGCCCTTGTATACTCAGTAG
- a CDS encoding GMC-OxRdtase-N domain-containing protein — translation MTSLFSTMGLLRLMLLFGSVSGLKKPEHHAQHSMESILDQYDYIVVGGGTSGLVVANRLSEDRSKTVLVVEYGDFANTINVTVPYFTTLDQTPRLYNMTSVPQAHLDGRTSRMRLGSVVGGSSTINGMAWDRGSSVDYDSWEELGNPGWGWKTLLKYFRKSSRFSPPAKEYVEKYGYTWTPESYGHGPIKVGYPSWQWPGAAMQAEAWTEDLDADILRDGADGKNVGLAWIPQNSGGKEATRSSAETAYYKPASHRPNLHLLVRHYGAAIEFSGNVTTGVEIASRDGGPSRCISSKNVILAAGTINTPRILQLSGIGPKKLLESLDIDVVVDAPGVGANFQDHPTFNMIYEFKNKTVPTRDLMNDPQFYDAAWEEYVANKTGPFSHAWGNYISFSSLQDLDTDFEAIADSLADQEPLDHLPAIYAENPSLVKGFLEQRRVLQSQFRNPEAGILEIVFSGAIVVPVALQKPLSRGTIFINTTNADPSISPLIDFNTAANPVDMHIVMRALTKARQFMAAESVASLEPVEVSPGLTLQDEVEIQTAMRKTFLSPSLDHPVGTAAMMPREWGGVVDTNLRVYGVEGLWVVDASVMPLLPAAHTQATVYAVAEYAADLIKKHSKKA, via the exons ATGACTTCACTCTTTTCGACGATGGGATTGCTGCGGTTGATGCTTCTTTTTGGATCCGTGTCGGGACTGAAGAAGCCAGAGCATCATGCCCAGCACAGTATGGAGTCTATCCTGGATCAATATGACTAcattgttgttggtggtggtacaAGCGGATTGGTAGTTGCTAACAGGCTGAGCGAAGACCGGAGCA AAACCGTCTTGGTCGTCGAGTATGGCGATTTTGCCAACACAATCAACGTCACGGTGCCATACTTTACCACCTTGGATCAAACGCCTCGACTTTACAACATGACATCCGTCCCCCAGGCGCATCTGGACGGTCGCACCAGCAGGATGCGTCTTGGAAGCGTGGTGGGAGGAAGTTCGACCATCAACGGCATGGCTTGGGACAGAGGGTCTTCAGTCGACTACGATTCTTGGGAAGAGTTAGGAAATCCTGGTTGGGGATGGAAGACTCTGCTCAAGTATTTTCGCAAGTCGTCCAGGTTCTCTCCTCCCGCCAAGGAGTACGTTGAGAAATATGGTTACACATGGACTCCCGAATCATATGGACATGGCCCGATCAAAGTTGGATATCCATCCTGGCAATGGCCTGGAGCAG CCATGCAAGCGGAGGCATGGACCGAAGATCTGGATGCAGATATCCTACGCGATGGCGCTGATGGAAAGAACGTTGGCCTGGCTTGGATCCCCCAGAATTCCGGTGGCAAGGAGGCAACACGATCAAGTGCAGAGACGGCCTACTACAAACCAGCCAGTCATCGCCCGAATCTCCATCTGCTGGTCCGACATTACGGGGCTGCTATCGAGTTCAGCGGCAATGTCACGACAGGTGTAGAGATTGCTAGCCGCGACGGGGGACCATCGAGGTGCATCTCATCCAAGAACGTCATTCTCGCTGCTGGAACCATCAACACTCCTCGAATCCTGCAGCTGAGTGGTATTGGCCcgaagaagctcctcgaaTCGCTTGATATTGACGTTGTTGTCGATGCACCTGGAGTAGGCGCCAACTTCCAGGACCATCCAACCTTTAACATGATTTATGAGT TTAAGAACAAGACCGTGCCTACGCGCGACCTTATGAATGATCCTCAGTTCTATGATGCTGCCTGGGAGGAGTATGTCGCCAACAAGACCGGTCCCTTCTCCCACGCATGGGGAAACTACATCTCTTTCTCATCCCTCCAAGACCTTGATACGGACTTTGAGGCAATTGCCGATAGCCTTGCAGACCAAGAGCCGCTGGATCACTTACCCGCCATCTACGCCGAGAATCCCTCTCTCGTCAAGGGTTTTCTCGAGCAGCGTCGAGTCTTGCAGTCGCAGTTCCGCAACCCCGAGGCTGGCATTCTTGAAATTGTCTTTAGCGGTGCGATTGTTGTGCCTGTTGCTCTCCAGAAGCCGCTGTCTAGAGgaaccatcttcatcaacaccaccaacgcCGATCCTTCCATCTCGCCACTCATCGACTTCAATACAGCCGCTAACCCGGTCGACATGCACATCGTGATGCGCGCTCTCACTAAAGCCCGCCAATTCATGGCCGCAGAGAGCGTCGCCTCCCTTGAACCTGTCGAGGTCTCCCCCGGACTCACTCTCCaggatgaggttgagatTCAGACAGCCATGCGAAAGACATTCCTTAGTCCTAGCTTGGACCACCCTGTTGGAACGGCTGCTATGATGCCTCGAGAGTGGGGAGGTGTGGTTGACACAAATCTCCGGGTGTATGGTGTTGAGGGACTTTGGGTCGTGGATGCGAGCGTCATGCCTCTGCTTCCCGCAGCGCATACCCAGGCTACGGTGTATGCGGTAGCGGAGTATGCAGCAGATCTAATCAAGAAGCACAGCAAGAAGGCGTAG
- a CDS encoding Amine oxidase, whose protein sequence is MSSPPPHPLCPLSASEIQASARLVQDAWPASVSLRFKVITLSEPPKQQLAPYLAALEKGSPSPLDRRAFVAYYIRKTDIFHEAVVNLTTGTVESNVRLGPHLHGNADYDEAQMIEKVALEDPKVLAELEKLKLPEGTVVCADPWIYGSDGIDDDQRMYQVFLYMRDPANSSEPDSNHYAFPLPISPVIECTEYKVVRIDTMPTGADNTIKPPAPYQPTPANEYIPEAQELRKDLKPLRVLQPEGASFTVTPVGETGHVLEWQKWNFFIGFNQREGMVLYNVKYDGRPLFYRLSLSDMTVPYADPRHPFHKKSAFDLGDVGAGTTANNLQLGCDCLGSIQYLSGVICDDKGEPVPKENCICIHEQDAGIGWKHVNYRTGRSAVVRSRELVLQSIITVSNYEYILMFIFNQAGELTYEVRATGILSTQPLDHELNKTGVSFGTVVHPGVLACLHQHIFSLRIDPMIDGHTNQLVYSETHKMPRDPNWNAHGIGYELVEKTVEKTAGLDLDFEQNRTFKITNPNSLNPINGKPVGYKIMAPPFQKLMSDNESFNFRRAEFADHNIYVTTHRDRELFAGGWYTNQSRGGTGVRSWAERSETLTPESDIVLWVQFGINHVPRIEDFPVMPVEILKVHLKPVNFFTKNPALDVPPSEQGFNQSTLIESKKAAEGTDAGCGCEPTVSSKL, encoded by the exons ATGTCTAGCCCCCCTCCCCATCCTCTTTGCCCCCTCTCCGCCTCTGAGATCCAAGCTAGTGCACGCCTAGTGCAGGATGCGTGGCCGGCATCGGTATCTCTGAGATTCAAGGTTATCACCCTCAGCGAGCCTCCAAAGCAGCAATTGGCGCCGTATCTGGCAGCCCTTGAGAAAGGATCGCCTTCTCCGCTCGATCGTCGAGCTTTTGTCGCATACTATATCCGCAAGACT GACATTTTCCATGAGGCTGTTGTCAACTTGACAACAGGGACCGTGGAGAGCAATGTTAGGCTCGGTCCCCATCTCCATGGTAATGCAGACTACGATGAGGCCCAAATGATCGAAAAGGTTGCCTTGGAGGACCCCAAGGTGCTGGCCGAGCTTGAAAAGCTCAAGCTACCAGAAGGCACCGTTGTGTGCGCCGACCCTTGGATCTACG GATCTGACGGCATCGACGATGATCAGAGAATGTACCAGGTCTTCCTGTATATGCGAGATCCTGCCAACTCCTCAGAGCCCGACTCTAACCACTACGCGTTCCCACTGCCCATCTCTCCTGTCATTGAATGCACCGAGTACAAGGTGGTTCGAATCGACACCATGCCCACCGGCGCAGACAATACAATCAAGCCTCCCGCTCCGTATCAACCTACACCCGCCAACGAGTACATCCCAGAGGCCCAGGAACTGCGAAAGGACCTCAAGCCGCTTCGCGTTCTGCAGCCTGAGGGTGCCAGTTTCACTGTGACACCTGTGGGCGAAACAGGGCATGTTTTGGAGTGGCAGAAGTGGAATTTCTTTATCG GCTTCAATCAGCGCGAGGGAATGGTGCTATACAACGTCAAATACGACGGCCGACCTCTGTTCTACAGACTATCCCTCTCCGATATGACCGTACCCTATGCTGATCCACGACACCCTTTCCATAAAAAGTCAGCTTTCGACCTCGGCGATGTCGGAGCTGGTACCACAGCCAACAACCTCCAACTAGGCTGTGATTGCCTGGGCAGCATCCAGTACCTCAGCGGGGTCATCTGCGACGACAAGGGTGAGCCGGTACCCAAGGAGAACTGCATATGCATCCATGAGCAAGATGCCGGCATTGGCTGGAAGCATGTCAACTACCGAACTGGTCGATCTGCTGTTGTCCGGTCCCGTGAGCTCGTTCTTCAGTCCATCATCACAGTCTCCAACTACGAGTACATTCTCATgttcatcttcaaccaagCTGGAGAATTGACATACGAAGTACGAGCTACAGGTATTTTGTCGACGCAGCCACTTGACCACGAGTTGAACAAGACCGGTGTATCCTTTGGCACGGTTGTGCACCCTGGTGTGCTTGCTTGCCTTCACCAGCACATCTTCTCTTTGCGCATTGACCCAATGATCGATGGACACACAAACCAGCTGGTCTACTCGGAAACTCACAAAATGCCGCGAGACCCTAACTGGAATGCTCATGGCATCGGTTATGAACTTGTCGAAAAGACTGTTGAAAAGACGGCAGGACTTGACCTCGACTTTGAGCAAAACCGAACCTTCAAGATCACCAACCCCAACTCACTGAACCCCATCAATGGCAAGCCAGTCGGCTACAAGATCATGGCTCCCCCATTCCAAAAACTCATGAGCGATAATGAGAGCTTCAACTTCCGCCGCGCCGAGTTTGCTGACCACAACATCTACGTCACCACCCACCGCGACCGGGAGCTGTTTGCGGGCGGCTGGTATACGAACCAGTCACGCGGTGGCACAGGTGTACGCAGCTGGGCAGAGAGAAGCGAGACGCTGACCCCAGAGTCTGACATTGTTCTCTGGGTGCAGTTTGGTATCAACCATGTGCCGAGGATTGAGGACTTTCCCGTCATGCCGGTTGAGATTCTCAAGGTGCATCTCAAGCCTGTCAACTTCTTTACCAAGAACCCTGCGTTGGATGTGCCGCCGAGTGAGCAGGGTTTCAACCAGAGCACGCTGATTGAGTCGAAGAAGGCTGCAGAGGGTACAGATGCAGGATGTGGGTGCGAGCCAACAGTCTCTTCCAAGTTGTAA